A region of Streptomyces sp. NBC_01267 DNA encodes the following proteins:
- a CDS encoding NADH-quinone oxidoreductase subunit A, producing MPGPTVLAADHTDLAADHTGYFHTYAVVGVLAVVGVLFVAVAFGAGRLLRPVVPTPEKLLTYECGVDPVGEGWAHTQVRYYVYAFLYVIFAVDSIFLFPWATVFAASGYGAATLVEMFIFLGFLAVGLLYAWKKGVLEWT from the coding sequence GTGCCGGGACCCACCGTTCTCGCGGCGGACCACACGGATCTCGCGGCGGACCACACCGGATATTTCCACACCTACGCGGTCGTCGGCGTGCTCGCGGTCGTCGGTGTGCTCTTCGTCGCCGTGGCCTTCGGGGCCGGACGGCTGCTGCGGCCCGTGGTGCCGACGCCGGAGAAACTGCTGACGTACGAGTGCGGGGTCGACCCCGTCGGCGAGGGCTGGGCCCACACCCAGGTCCGCTACTACGTCTACGCCTTCCTCTACGTGATCTTCGCCGTCGACTCGATCTTCCTCTTCCCGTGGGCGACGGTCTTCGCGGCCAGCGGGTACGGGGCGGCCACGCTGGTGGAGATGTTCATCTTCCTCGGCTTCCTGGCCGTGGGACTGCTCTACGCATGGAAGAAGGGCGTCCTCGAATGGACGTGA
- a CDS encoding NADH-quinone oxidoreductase subunit B has product MDVTNPAELPVVSSSGPAAGQAPSAAPQRLGVLSRLAPEPMKVVLNWGRRYSLWVFNFGLACCAIEFIAASMARHDFIRLGVIPFAPGPRQADLMIVSGTVTDKMAPAVKRLYEQMPEPKYVISFGACSNCGGPYWDSYSVTKGVDQIIPVDVYVPGCPPRPEALLQGILKLQEKIARESLGERYSAPTTAQLTSGLITPPTAPGAGR; this is encoded by the coding sequence ATGGACGTGACGAACCCGGCCGAACTGCCCGTGGTGTCCAGCAGCGGCCCCGCCGCCGGGCAGGCGCCGTCCGCCGCACCGCAACGCCTGGGCGTGCTCTCCCGGCTGGCGCCCGAGCCCATGAAGGTGGTCCTCAACTGGGGCCGCCGGTACAGCCTGTGGGTCTTCAACTTCGGCCTCGCCTGCTGCGCGATCGAGTTCATCGCCGCCTCGATGGCCCGCCACGACTTCATCCGCCTCGGCGTGATCCCGTTCGCACCGGGCCCGCGCCAGGCCGACCTGATGATCGTCTCCGGCACCGTCACGGACAAGATGGCCCCGGCGGTCAAGCGGCTGTACGAGCAGATGCCCGAGCCGAAGTACGTCATCTCCTTCGGCGCGTGTTCCAACTGCGGCGGCCCTTACTGGGACTCGTACTCGGTGACCAAGGGCGTCGACCAGATCATCCCCGTCGACGTGTACGTGCCCGGCTGCCCGCCGCGTCCCGAGGCGCTGCTCCAGGGCATCCTGAAACTCCAGGAGAAGATCGCCAGGGAATCCCTGGGCGAGCGCTACTCCGCGCCCACCACCGCCCAGTTGACCAGCGGCCTCATCACCCCGCCGACGGCGCCGGGGGCCGGCCGGTGA
- a CDS encoding NADH-quinone oxidoreductase subunit C — protein sequence MTHAYDRLPEAVTELFGADATAEHSYDLLTVDVPAASWISALETARDRLGCTYFDWLSAVDEPGTGFRVCAHVVALEGRTVRRLLVRTTVPHSEPVLPSAVEVYAGASWHERETHEMFGVAFTGHPHLVPLLLPENFEGHPLRKDFVLAARVAKAWPGAKEPGESSAGHAAGGAAGGAAGGAKRRQMLPPGVPDPNEWGPQKGQLPPAPTRPARAARAAGDRPVRRARSVSEGSASQSTETPAETPTTETPTVETRAAGTRAAGPQGAEAPADRSSEAPRTPPPAAPASPRRSRSVSEGSTSQRAPQGATPAGSDDAPWRNARPTFDPTDAEAPATPPRTPADTDTEAEAEAEAETEPGTTPEPGAKAGPGATPEPEPEPETDPGTGTGTATAPEPDPDPTPDPADPDPRAGGDTA from the coding sequence GTGACGCACGCGTACGACCGGCTGCCCGAAGCCGTCACCGAACTCTTCGGCGCGGACGCCACCGCCGAGCACAGCTACGACCTGCTGACCGTCGACGTCCCGGCCGCCTCGTGGATCTCCGCGCTGGAGACCGCCAGGGACCGGCTCGGCTGTACCTACTTCGACTGGCTGAGCGCCGTCGACGAACCGGGCACCGGCTTCCGGGTCTGCGCCCACGTGGTGGCGCTCGAGGGCCGTACGGTCCGCCGTCTGCTCGTACGCACCACCGTCCCGCACTCCGAGCCGGTGCTGCCGTCCGCCGTCGAGGTCTACGCGGGCGCGAGCTGGCACGAGCGTGAGACGCACGAGATGTTCGGCGTCGCCTTCACTGGCCATCCGCACCTGGTGCCGCTGCTGCTGCCCGAGAACTTCGAGGGCCACCCGCTGCGCAAGGACTTCGTCCTCGCGGCCCGGGTCGCGAAGGCGTGGCCCGGAGCGAAGGAGCCGGGGGAGTCGTCTGCCGGACACGCAGCCGGTGGGGCCGCTGGTGGGGCCGCTGGTGGGGCCAAGCGCCGTCAGATGCTGCCGCCCGGTGTTCCCGACCCCAACGAATGGGGCCCGCAGAAGGGCCAGCTCCCACCGGCTCCGACCCGCCCGGCCCGTGCCGCGCGGGCGGCGGGCGACCGCCCGGTACGTCGCGCGCGCAGCGTGAGCGAGGGCTCGGCGAGCCAGTCGACGGAGACCCCGGCGGAGACGCCGACGACGGAGACCCCGACGGTGGAGACGCGGGCGGCCGGTACCCGGGCGGCCGGACCCCAGGGGGCCGAGGCTCCTGCGGACCGGTCATCCGAGGCGCCGCGAACCCCGCCCCCGGCAGCACCCGCGTCCCCGCGGCGGAGCCGCAGCGTGTCCGAGGGATCCACGTCCCAGCGGGCACCGCAGGGCGCCACCCCGGCGGGCAGCGACGACGCGCCCTGGCGCAACGCCAGGCCCACCTTCGACCCGACGGACGCCGAGGCTCCGGCAACCCCGCCTCGCACACCGGCCGATACCGATACCGAAGCCGAAGCCGAAGCCGAAGCCGAAACGGAACCCGGCACGACCCCGGAGCCGGGAGCGAAGGCCGGACCCGGCGCCACCCCGGAACCGGAACCGGAACCGGAGACCGACCCCGGCACCGGCACCGGCACTGCCACCGCCCCTGAACCTGACCCCGACCCCACGCCCGACCCCGCTGACCCCGATCCCCGCGCCGGAGGCGATACCGCGTGA
- a CDS encoding complex I subunit 1/NuoH family protein, with translation MNDVLGVAIRLVIVFVVFLVLPLVVGQTEHKVMAHMQGRLGPMYAGGFHGWAQLVADGVKFAQKEDIVPADADRRIFQLAPAVALLPYLLVVLVIPIGPGEGAVGQVVDAGIFFVLAVLGVGVLGSLMAGWASANKFSLLGGLRTAAQLLAYELPMLLAAASVAMAAGTVSLPGILDAFAWWWIPWQIVGGLVFFTAGLAELQRPPFDMPVADSEIIFGAYTEYTGLRFALFLLAEYAGIVVLSALTAVLFLGGWHGPWGSDGLGWFWMLLKTGVLAFGVIWLRVTYPRLREDQLQKLAWTVLIPLTLAQIALTGIVKVAIS, from the coding sequence GTGAACGACGTACTCGGCGTCGCCATCCGGCTGGTCATCGTCTTTGTCGTGTTCCTCGTGCTGCCGCTCGTCGTCGGGCAGACCGAGCACAAGGTCATGGCCCACATGCAGGGCCGCCTCGGACCCATGTACGCGGGTGGATTCCACGGCTGGGCGCAGCTCGTCGCGGACGGCGTGAAGTTCGCGCAGAAGGAAGACATCGTCCCGGCCGACGCCGACCGGCGGATCTTCCAGCTCGCGCCCGCCGTCGCGCTCCTGCCGTATCTGCTCGTCGTGCTGGTGATTCCGATCGGGCCGGGGGAGGGCGCCGTCGGCCAGGTCGTCGACGCGGGCATCTTCTTCGTGCTCGCTGTGCTGGGCGTCGGCGTACTCGGCTCGCTCATGGCGGGCTGGGCGTCGGCCAACAAGTTCTCCCTCCTCGGCGGACTCCGTACCGCCGCGCAGCTCCTCGCGTACGAACTGCCGATGCTGCTCGCCGCGGCCTCCGTCGCGATGGCGGCCGGTACGGTCTCGCTGCCCGGCATCCTCGACGCGTTCGCGTGGTGGTGGATCCCGTGGCAGATCGTCGGCGGTCTGGTCTTCTTCACGGCGGGCCTCGCGGAGCTCCAGCGCCCGCCCTTCGACATGCCGGTCGCCGACTCGGAGATCATCTTCGGCGCGTACACCGAGTACACGGGGCTGCGGTTCGCGCTGTTCCTGCTCGCCGAGTACGCGGGCATCGTCGTGCTGTCCGCCCTCACGGCCGTCCTGTTCCTCGGCGGCTGGCACGGGCCGTGGGGCAGCGACGGGCTCGGCTGGTTCTGGATGCTCCTGAAGACGGGCGTGCTCGCCTTCGGTGTCATCTGGCTCCGGGTGACCTACCCGCGGCTGCGCGAGGACCAGCTCCAGAAGCTGGCCTGGACCGTACTCATCCCGCTCACCCTCGCGCAGATCGCGCTCACCGGCATCGTGAAGGTGGCGATCAGCTAG
- a CDS encoding 4Fe-4S binding protein, with protein sequence MTKKTVTAQYPDVQPELPPRSRGVIGLFEENCTVCMLCARECPDWCIYIDSHKETVPAAAPGGRERSRNVLDRFAIDFSLCMYCGICIEVCPFDALFWSPEFEYAETDILELTHERDKLREWMWTVPEPPALDPAAEEPKEIAAARKTADKLEAARQAEQAEQAAQAEQAEQAEQAAPAEQPQQPPKSQQPQQPQQPEQNRPEGDA encoded by the coding sequence ATGACGAAGAAGACGGTCACGGCGCAGTACCCGGACGTACAGCCCGAACTCCCGCCCCGCTCCCGGGGCGTCATCGGGCTGTTCGAGGAGAACTGCACCGTCTGCATGCTCTGCGCCCGTGAGTGTCCCGACTGGTGCATCTACATCGACTCCCACAAGGAGACCGTCCCGGCCGCCGCGCCGGGCGGACGCGAGCGCAGCCGTAACGTCCTCGACCGTTTCGCCATCGACTTCTCGCTCTGCATGTACTGCGGTATCTGCATCGAGGTGTGCCCCTTCGACGCGCTGTTCTGGTCCCCGGAGTTCGAGTACGCGGAGACGGACATCCTCGAACTCACCCACGAGCGCGACAAGCTCCGCGAGTGGATGTGGACGGTGCCCGAGCCGCCCGCGCTCGACCCGGCGGCCGAGGAGCCCAAGGAGATCGCGGCGGCCCGCAAGACGGCCGACAAACTCGAAGCGGCCCGGCAGGCAGAGCAAGCGGAGCAGGCAGCGCAAGCAGAGCAGGCAGAGCAAGCGGAGCAGGCAGCGCCTGCCGAGCAGCCCCAGCAGCCCCCCAAGTCCCAGCAGCCCCAGCAGCCCCAACAGCCCGAGCAGAACCGACCGGAGGGGGACGCGTGA
- a CDS encoding NADH-quinone oxidoreductase subunit J family protein: MSLAAAAGHPGFLSPTGVEIVFLLVGIATFGAAVITVTTKHLVHAALWLIVALGGLAVEYLLLTAEFIAWVQVLIYVGSVVVLLLFGLMLTKAPIGRSPDADSENRLPALVVAVAAACSLVWVVVDAFRTTWINLHGPAQGSTKVSGEILFRHWVLPFEALSVLLLAALVGAIVLSRRNSAGNSADLSRGNSADLSRKNSREQR, encoded by the coding sequence GTGAGTCTTGCAGCAGCCGCCGGCCACCCCGGATTCCTGTCCCCGACGGGCGTCGAGATCGTGTTCCTGCTGGTCGGCATCGCCACCTTCGGCGCGGCCGTCATCACCGTCACGACCAAGCATCTGGTGCACGCCGCACTCTGGCTGATCGTCGCGCTCGGCGGTCTCGCCGTCGAATACCTCCTGTTGACGGCCGAGTTCATCGCCTGGGTCCAGGTGCTGATCTACGTCGGTTCGGTGGTCGTCCTCCTCCTCTTCGGGCTGATGCTCACCAAGGCCCCCATCGGCCGCTCCCCGGACGCCGATTCGGAGAACCGCCTGCCCGCCCTCGTGGTGGCGGTCGCCGCTGCCTGCTCCCTCGTCTGGGTGGTCGTCGACGCCTTCCGTACGACGTGGATCAACCTCCACGGTCCTGCCCAGGGCTCCACCAAGGTCTCCGGCGAAATCCTCTTCCGGCACTGGGTGCTGCCCTTCGAAGCGCTGTCCGTGCTGCTGCTGGCCGCGCTCGTCGGTGCGATCGTCCTGTCCCGCAGGAACAGCGCCGGGAACAGCGCGGACCTGTCCCGCGGGAACAGCGCTGACCTGTCCCGCAAGAACAGCAGGGAGCAGCGCTGA
- the nuoK gene encoding NADH-quinone oxidoreductase subunit NuoK, whose amino-acid sequence MHLVYPAVLAALLFCTGLYGVLARRNVILILMSVELMLNAVNLNLVAFDVWLRDKLHSGQALTLFTIAIAAAEIGIGLAIVLAVHRNRGTTDIDKLRDTAETPDPDDPDDVDDTGDHAEPEDRTDPEDPEDPEGREKAEAAA is encoded by the coding sequence ATGCACCTCGTCTATCCAGCCGTGCTCGCCGCCCTCCTCTTCTGCACCGGGCTGTACGGAGTGCTCGCCCGCCGCAACGTGATCCTGATCCTGATGTCCGTCGAGCTGATGCTCAACGCCGTCAATCTCAACCTCGTCGCCTTCGACGTCTGGCTGCGCGACAAGCTCCACTCGGGCCAGGCGCTCACCCTCTTCACGATCGCCATCGCCGCCGCCGAGATCGGCATCGGGCTGGCGATCGTCCTCGCGGTCCACCGGAACCGGGGCACGACGGACATCGACAAGCTCCGCGACACCGCCGAGACACCGGACCCCGACGATCCGGACGACGTCGACGACACCGGCGACCACGCAGAACCCGAAGACCGTACGGACCCGGAAGATCCCGAAGATCCCGAAGGCCGCGAGAAGGCAGAGGCTGCCGCGTGA
- a CDS encoding NADH-quinone oxidoreductase subunit 5 family protein, with protein sequence MTTTTLAVLVPLLPFLGAAAGLLLGRTAPGFVRPLAVLPPLAAAALAITVAVRQSGGHTVDTATRLTPTGSVPIDLSLHIDGFAALVAILVAVVATCVQLYSTGYLRDDPRYPSYAAIVSLFTSAMLLVVYSGDLMVLLVGWEIMGICSYFLVGHYWETPEARAASLKAFLVTKLGDVPFLIGLFALATDAGTFRITGILRTVSDGGLHHPTLIALLLLAGVAGKSAQFPLHTWLPDAMAGPTPVSALIHAATMVAAGIYFVARLLPVFAASAAALTVLAVMSAVTMIGSALAALAQDDIKRVLAYSTIGQLGYMSGALAVGDRGAAVFHLLSHGAFKALLFLGAGVVIHAAGTNSLAAMSRMDHLAKRIPDAFWTMTIALLALAAIPPFAGFFSKESILVAAENTALGDSDIAPVGAGWTVLVAGLVTALLTAAYATRLWLLAFRGRGAEAPDHGRQPLVMNGVLWVLAVPTIGFGLTVGYLPGWFDGHSLTPSLTTSVLGTGVALVGGLVTYATWRHTTAMAQQPPIGAVSAHPDADPATVEAEAIATHRAVYGDIASAPDPGDPGRLLLGPLHRHAAGGFHLDALYTTLFVRPVLAAAQLVRFLDREVIDTYVRGAGAVPRWLGAAVRRAQTGNVQTYLSALLAGSVVLAVAAVALANAYAGS encoded by the coding sequence GTGACCACGACGACCCTCGCCGTCCTCGTTCCCCTCCTCCCCTTCCTGGGCGCAGCGGCCGGACTCCTGCTCGGCCGCACGGCCCCAGGATTCGTACGTCCGCTGGCCGTCCTGCCACCGCTGGCCGCTGCCGCGCTCGCGATCACGGTCGCCGTGCGCCAGAGCGGCGGCCACACCGTCGACACGGCCACCCGGCTCACGCCCACCGGCTCCGTACCCATCGACCTGTCCCTGCACATCGACGGCTTCGCCGCCCTCGTCGCCATCCTGGTCGCGGTCGTCGCCACCTGTGTGCAGCTCTACTCGACGGGCTATCTGCGCGACGACCCGCGCTACCCCTCGTACGCGGCGATCGTCTCCCTCTTCACCTCCGCCATGCTGCTCGTCGTCTACTCCGGCGACCTGATGGTGCTGCTGGTCGGCTGGGAGATCATGGGCATCTGCTCGTACTTCCTCGTCGGCCACTACTGGGAGACGCCCGAAGCGCGCGCCGCCTCCCTGAAGGCCTTCCTGGTCACCAAGCTGGGCGACGTCCCCTTCCTGATCGGCCTGTTCGCGCTGGCCACCGATGCCGGTACGTTCCGCATCACCGGCATCCTGCGCACGGTCTCGGACGGTGGCCTCCACCACCCCACGCTGATCGCCCTGCTGCTCCTGGCGGGCGTCGCCGGGAAGTCCGCGCAGTTCCCGCTGCACACCTGGCTGCCCGACGCGATGGCCGGTCCCACCCCCGTGTCCGCGCTGATCCACGCGGCGACCATGGTCGCCGCGGGCATCTACTTCGTGGCCAGGCTGCTGCCCGTCTTCGCCGCGTCCGCCGCCGCGCTCACCGTCCTCGCCGTCATGTCCGCCGTCACCATGATCGGTTCGGCGCTCGCCGCCCTCGCGCAGGACGACATCAAACGCGTCCTCGCCTACTCGACCATCGGACAGCTCGGCTACATGTCCGGCGCCCTGGCCGTCGGCGACCGCGGGGCCGCCGTCTTCCACCTCCTCTCGCACGGCGCGTTCAAGGCGCTGCTCTTCCTCGGCGCCGGTGTGGTCATCCACGCCGCGGGCACCAACTCCCTGGCTGCCATGAGCCGCATGGACCACCTGGCCAAACGGATCCCCGACGCCTTCTGGACGATGACCATCGCCCTCCTCGCGCTCGCCGCCATCCCCCCCTTCGCCGGGTTCTTCTCCAAGGAATCCATCCTCGTCGCCGCCGAGAACACCGCCCTCGGCGACAGCGACATCGCCCCCGTGGGCGCCGGATGGACCGTCCTGGTCGCAGGGCTCGTCACCGCCCTGCTGACCGCCGCGTACGCCACCCGGCTCTGGCTCCTCGCCTTCCGGGGCAGGGGCGCCGAAGCCCCCGACCACGGCAGGCAGCCGCTCGTCATGAACGGCGTGCTCTGGGTGCTCGCCGTCCCGACCATCGGCTTCGGCCTCACCGTCGGCTATCTCCCCGGCTGGTTCGACGGCCACAGCCTCACCCCGTCCCTCACCACCTCCGTACTCGGTACGGGCGTCGCCCTCGTCGGCGGACTCGTCACCTACGCCACCTGGCGGCACACCACGGCGATGGCCCAACAGCCCCCGATCGGCGCCGTGTCGGCCCACCCGGACGCCGACCCGGCCACGGTCGAGGCGGAAGCCATCGCCACCCACCGGGCGGTCTACGGCGACATCGCGTCCGCCCCCGACCCCGGCGACCCCGGAAGGCTGCTCCTCGGCCCGCTGCACCGGCACGCGGCAGGCGGCTTCCACCTCGATGCCCTCTACACCACGCTGTTCGTACGCCCCGTGCTCGCCGCGGCCCAACTGGTCCGCTTCCTGGACCGCGAGGTCATCGACACCTACGTACGCGGTGCCGGGGCGGTGCCCCGCTGGCTGGGGGCCGCCGTCCGCCGCGCCCAGACCGGCAACGTGCAGACCTACCTCAGCGCCCTGCTCGCCGGCTCCGTCGTCCTGGCGGTCGCAGCCGTCGCCCTCGCCAACGCCTACGCCGGATCGTGA
- a CDS encoding complex I subunit 4 family protein, whose protein sequence is MQFLLAFIVVAPLVGAVAALLPAPPGLKGKSPDRAVLRHGVVVTGAVLVAAIVLALGFDRDHPSKMQATTDISWIPALHVHIHLGTDGISLPLLVLTALLTFLCALYSCFKLPQGPSPKAFVALVLLLESGMLATFAVLDLLLFFLAFEMVLIPMYFLIARWGGARKQAAAWKFILYTLLGSVVMLLGFLLIGVKSGTFDMVALATDNGRGLTHTTQVIAVLAIALGLAVKTPMWPLHSWLPDAHTAAPTIGSVLLAGVMLKMGTYGFVRVALPVAPEGMHTFAPYLAAFAVAGIVYGSLACLALARTGAKGDLKRLIAYSSVGHMGFTLLGIASMTPTGVNGALFANIAHGLITGLLFFLVGALKDRYGTADLDTLAGATGAALYGRAPRLGGLLAFAAVASLGLPGLAGFWGEMLTMFGAFDPAAGLSRPAFLTYMSVAAFGTLLTAAYLLLVVRRVCMGAKPQETPEDPGIGIVQDVQGYEFATWSPLVALTVLAGLWPAVLLGLTDPAVQKLLAGGKA, encoded by the coding sequence ATGCAGTTCCTTCTGGCGTTCATCGTCGTCGCCCCGCTCGTCGGCGCCGTCGCGGCGCTCCTCCCGGCGCCTCCCGGACTGAAGGGGAAGTCACCCGACCGGGCCGTGCTCCGCCACGGCGTGGTCGTCACCGGTGCCGTCCTCGTCGCCGCGATCGTCCTGGCGCTCGGCTTCGACCGTGACCACCCGTCGAAGATGCAGGCCACGACCGACATCAGCTGGATCCCGGCGCTCCACGTCCACATCCACCTCGGTACCGACGGCATTTCGCTCCCCCTGCTCGTACTGACCGCGCTGCTGACCTTCCTCTGCGCGCTCTACTCCTGCTTCAAGCTCCCCCAGGGCCCGTCCCCCAAGGCCTTCGTCGCTCTCGTCCTGCTCCTCGAATCGGGGATGCTGGCGACCTTCGCCGTCCTCGATCTGCTGCTCTTCTTCCTGGCCTTCGAGATGGTCCTCATCCCGATGTACTTCCTCATCGCCCGCTGGGGCGGGGCCCGGAAGCAGGCCGCCGCCTGGAAGTTCATCCTCTACACGCTGCTCGGCTCCGTCGTCATGCTGCTCGGCTTCCTCCTCATCGGCGTGAAGAGCGGCACATTCGACATGGTGGCACTCGCCACTGACAACGGCCGTGGCCTCACCCACACCACGCAGGTCATCGCGGTCCTGGCCATCGCTCTCGGCCTCGCCGTGAAGACCCCGATGTGGCCGCTGCACAGCTGGCTCCCCGACGCGCACACCGCGGCCCCGACCATCGGCTCGGTCCTGCTGGCCGGCGTCATGCTCAAGATGGGCACCTACGGATTCGTCCGGGTCGCCCTGCCGGTCGCACCCGAGGGCATGCACACCTTCGCGCCGTACCTCGCCGCGTTCGCCGTCGCCGGGATCGTCTACGGATCGCTGGCCTGCCTGGCCCTCGCCAGAACAGGCGCCAAGGGTGACCTCAAGCGCCTCATCGCGTACTCCTCGGTCGGCCACATGGGCTTCACGCTCCTCGGCATCGCCTCGATGACCCCCACCGGAGTCAACGGCGCGCTCTTCGCCAACATCGCCCACGGCCTGATCACCGGCCTGCTGTTCTTCCTCGTCGGAGCCCTGAAGGACCGGTACGGCACCGCCGACCTCGACACCCTCGCCGGAGCGACGGGCGCCGCCCTCTACGGCCGGGCCCCCCGCCTCGGCGGCCTCCTCGCCTTCGCCGCGGTCGCCTCGCTGGGGCTGCCCGGACTCGCCGGGTTCTGGGGCGAGATGCTCACCATGTTCGGCGCCTTCGACCCCGCCGCCGGGCTCAGCCGCCCCGCGTTCCTCACGTACATGTCCGTCGCCGCGTTCGGCACCCTGCTCACCGCCGCGTACCTGCTCCTCGTCGTACGCCGGGTCTGCATGGGCGCCAAGCCGCAGGAAACCCCGGAGGACCCGGGCATCGGGATCGTCCAGGACGTACAGGGCTACGAGTTCGCCACCTGGAGCCCGCTCGTCGCCCTCACCGTCCTCGCAGGCCTGTGGCCCGCGGTCCTCCTCGGCCTCACCGACCCGGCCGTGCAGAAGCTCCTCGCAGGAGGAAAGGCATGA
- a CDS encoding NADH-quinone oxidoreductase subunit N: MSSLVQSVDWLAIAPPVIVAATALIILVADLFVPEHRKPLLGWTAVAGLAAALLMLLPLRKGDRVTFCVTADHGACSYAADHFALAVQLLVLGGALLTALLSMSETGGDRLPAGEFWFLLLASASGAALLPASRDLATLVVALEVASLPAFALVGMKRGDRLSSEAALKFFLSSVTATAVTLLGVSFVYAATGTLHLGRIAGAQVDPQLDTLAQTGVVLTLVGFAFKTAAAPFHFWVPDTYVGAPLPVAAYLSVVGKAVGFSGLILVAVVAFPAYADVWGPAVAVLAALTMTVGNTAALRQSATRAHSAVRLLAWSSVGQAGYLLVPIAASAYTSDDEIGSTVAYALMYAVVNLGAFGVVAVVARSRPGGRISDFRGLWATRPFAALALSFFLICLAGLPPGIIGLFAKVTVFQTAVDAGLGWLAVVMAVNVVFALYYYLRWTAVLFRTPAGTQGRTAAGTDPAGGETAAPRRTAAVPVPLTLAVGLAAATAVALSGAPQLILRFASGSLF, encoded by the coding sequence ATGAGCTCCCTCGTCCAGTCCGTCGACTGGCTCGCGATCGCCCCGCCCGTCATCGTGGCCGCGACCGCCCTGATCATCCTGGTCGCCGACCTGTTCGTGCCCGAGCACCGCAAGCCGCTGCTCGGCTGGACCGCGGTCGCCGGGCTCGCCGCCGCCCTCCTCATGCTGCTGCCCCTGCGCAAGGGCGACCGCGTGACCTTCTGCGTCACCGCGGACCACGGCGCGTGCAGCTACGCCGCCGACCACTTCGCCCTCGCCGTCCAACTGCTGGTGCTCGGCGGCGCCCTGCTCACCGCGCTGCTGTCGATGAGCGAGACCGGGGGCGACCGGCTGCCGGCCGGTGAGTTCTGGTTCCTGCTGCTGGCCTCGGCCTCCGGCGCCGCGCTGCTGCCCGCCTCCCGCGACCTCGCGACCCTGGTCGTCGCGCTCGAAGTGGCCTCACTGCCCGCCTTCGCCCTCGTCGGCATGAAACGCGGTGACCGCCTCTCCTCCGAAGCGGCCCTGAAGTTCTTCCTCTCCTCGGTCACCGCCACCGCCGTGACCCTGCTCGGCGTCAGCTTCGTGTACGCGGCGACCGGCACCCTGCACCTCGGCCGGATCGCCGGAGCCCAGGTCGACCCGCAGCTCGACACCCTCGCCCAGACCGGGGTCGTCCTCACCCTGGTCGGCTTCGCCTTCAAGACGGCTGCCGCGCCCTTCCACTTCTGGGTCCCCGACACCTATGTGGGCGCCCCGCTGCCCGTCGCCGCGTACCTGTCCGTCGTGGGGAAGGCCGTCGGCTTCTCCGGGCTCATCCTGGTCGCCGTCGTCGCGTTCCCCGCGTACGCCGACGTCTGGGGCCCGGCCGTCGCCGTACTCGCCGCCCTGACGATGACCGTCGGCAACACGGCGGCCCTGCGCCAGTCGGCCACCCGCGCGCACAGCGCGGTCCGGCTGCTCGCCTGGTCCTCCGTCGGGCAGGCCGGATACCTGCTGGTGCCGATCGCCGCCTCCGCGTACACCTCGGACGACGAGATCGGCTCCACCGTCGCGTACGCCCTGATGTACGCCGTGGTGAACCTGGGCGCCTTCGGCGTCGTCGCCGTCGTCGCCCGGAGCAGGCCCGGCGGCAGGATCAGCGACTTCCGCGGCCTGTGGGCCACCCGCCCCTTCGCCGCCCTCGCGCTCAGCTTCTTCCTGATCTGCCTGGCCGGACTGCCGCCCGGCATCATCGGCCTCTTCGCCAAGGTCACGGTCTTCCAGACCGCCGTCGACGCGGGCCTCGGCTGGCTCGCCGTCGTCATGGCCGTCAACGTGGTGTTCGCCCTGTACTACTACCTGCGGTGGACAGCTGTGCTGTTCCGCACACCCGCGGGAACGCAGGGCCGGACGGCAGCCGGGACGGACCCGGCCGGGGGAGAGACCGCCGCACCCCGCCGAACAGCGGCTGTACCGGTCCCGCTCACCCTGGCCGTCGGTCTGGCCGCCGCCACCGCGGTCGCCCTGTCCGGCGCCCCCCAGCTGATCCTCCGCTTCGCCTCCGGCAGCCTCTTCTGA
- a CDS encoding MscL family protein, which yields MLSGFKDFILRGNVISLAIGLAVGSAFTAVVTALSTAFITPLIGLATSSTMGDFSKAEFTVEGAHFRYGLLINAGVAFLVTAAVLYFGVVVPLAKIQARFTSDKPVDIKAAQRDCPFCYTEIPAIASRCGHCTSQIKPVPEALELAKIPAQG from the coding sequence GTGCTGAGCGGGTTCAAGGACTTCATTCTCCGTGGCAACGTCATCTCACTGGCCATCGGCCTCGCCGTGGGATCCGCGTTCACCGCGGTCGTCACCGCACTCAGCACCGCCTTCATCACGCCGCTGATCGGCCTGGCCACCAGCTCCACCATGGGCGACTTCAGCAAGGCCGAGTTCACCGTCGAGGGCGCGCACTTCCGCTACGGCCTCCTCATCAACGCGGGCGTCGCCTTCCTGGTGACCGCCGCGGTCCTCTACTTCGGCGTCGTCGTCCCGCTCGCCAAGATCCAGGCCCGGTTCACCAGCGACAAGCCGGTCGACATCAAGGCCGCCCAGCGGGACTGCCCGTTCTGCTACACCGAGATCCCGGCCATCGCCTCCCGCTGCGGCCACTGCACCAGCCAGATCAAGCCCGTGCCGGAAGCGCTGGAGCTCGCGAAGATCCCCGCTCAGGGCTGA